The region ATATGTTCAGCATACTTATGTGCCACCTGATTTTATAGAACCACAAAAAAAATTTTCAAAAGATACAATCAGCCAAGAAATAAGAAATAAAAATTCTAGATCTTATATTACATACTTCTTAATTAGCTTGGGCTTAATTCTTTTATTTAAAAATTATTTAATTTCTGTTGTTGTTTTGATTCTAGGGCTGGCAAGCTATTTCTTTGAGAGAAATCGATTAAATAACTTATCTGACCAACATCTACAGTCTAGATTGCTAGAAGAAGAAGAAAGTTTTAATCGCAGTAGACAGAAAATCTATGAAAGTTATATTGGTAAAATTGACTTGGAGCAGAAGGCCCACGAAAATGATGAGCAAACTAAAAAGAAAGTTTGGGATCAGGAAGAAAAGTATAGACAAAGACTAAGAAGTGCTGTGGCGATCAATAACCCGGAACCACTTACTGAACTTCTTGAAATCGAGCTTTCTAATGAAGACCTCCCAGTTCCACTTGTTTTTGACATTGAATTTATCAGTATTGATTCGGTCTCAATTTTTATGGAAATTCCTGAGTTAGATGTAGTTCCAGAGGAAAATATGTTTCTGACTAAAACTGGAAAACTTTCTACCAGAAAAATGGCTCAAAAAGATAGACTTAAACTTTATTCTGATGTTTGTACTGGCTTAACATTACGCTTAGTATATGAAACATTAAGGGTCATTTATTGTGTAAACACAGTAGAAGTATATGGATCAACTGAGCAGGTAAACCCCGCTAATGGACATAATGAAACGATTATATCCCTATACATAAAAATAACAAGGGAAAGCTTTGATAAGCTAGACTTAGATTCTTTGGATCCAACATCAGCATTTATGAGTTTGAATGGCGTCTTTGCGTGCAACAAGAAGGGAGTGCTACTACCTTTAAGAAATATATAAATTAAAGAAGGATAATAAAAATATTTCTTAAGTTGGAGGACTTATAGTTTAAGCTTTGCCGTAGTGATCCCTATCGGTTAGTTCCAACGTGTCGCTGATCGCCGTGCCGGTGTGGTAGGCCGCCAAGAGGACGGGACAGGTTTTTCCCCAGGCAATATGGCCCCGATGATCCAAGGCGATCGCCCCTAGGTCAGTGTTATTTTCCAAAGCTTCGGCGATGGATTTTTCCATGGCTTGGTCCAGATTTTGGCCGTCTTTGACCCGGATCACCACCTTGGCGGCTAAACACTCATTGATAATGTCTTCCCCCACTCCGGTACAACTAACCCCAGCAAAACGGGTGGCATAGTTCCCTGCTGGCATAGCGGAATCACTCACCCGGCCAATGCGCTCTAATCCCTTGCCCCCAGTGGAAGTGCCTGCGGCAATTTTACCGTTACTATCCAACGCCACTACCCCAATGGTGCCCTTTCTTGCTTCAATGCTCGCGGTGGGATCGGCAATTAATCGAGCCATTTTTTTACGCACATCTTCCCCCCTTTCCTCCATCCATTCCTGGATACGAAAGTCAGTGGCCGGGTCATAAATGGGCAGTTGCATTTCTCTGGCCAAATCTGCTGCCCCATAGTCAGACAAAATCCGATCCGTTTGAGCCTGTAAAAATTGGGCCATTTGGATTGGGTTTTTAATGCGGGAAACATTAATTACTCCACTAAAATTCTGGCGATCGCCGTCCATTAATGAGGCGCTCATGCGCACCTGGCCGTCGGACTGGAGTACGGAACCAGTTCCAGCATTGAAACGGGGCTCATTTTCCAGCAGTTCACAACCCTGCACCACCGCTTCCAGGGCACTGCCCCCCGCTGTTAGCGTTTCGTACACCGCCGCCACAATTTGACGTAAAGACTGGCGCACAGTGGTCAAGCCTCCCTTATCGTCGAGGGAACTGGCACCGCCATGGATGATTAATTTGGGGGTCATAGAATTTCAGGTAAGGGTGTGAGTGAAGAGAAGAACAGATCAGCGCCAACGGACCGCAGATGGGATAAGCCACCGTTAGTGATTATGAGTCGGAGTCAGAAGAGAAGACAGATCCCAACGTCTAAACTAAATATCCAAACGGCTGTAAATTTCCGCCAGGTTAGTCAAATGTTGTTGGGGGTCAAAGCATTGGTCAATTTCTTCGGCAGAAAGTAAGGCTTGTACTTGGGCATCAGCTCGCACTAACTTTTCAAAATCTCCCCCTTCCGTATTCCAGGCTTGGTGAGCGGAACCCTGCACCACTCGGTAAGCTTCCTCCCGGTTCATGCCTTTTTCCACTAGGGCAAGCAAAACTTTTTGGCTAAAAATCACCCCGCCATAAACGTTCATATTGCGTTTCATATTTTCGGGGTACACCAACAAATTTTTCACCAAATCGGTGGTTTCCTTCAGCATAAAATGGGTCAGAATACAGCAGTCGGGAAAGGCGACCCGCTCCACGGAACTGTGGGAAATGTCCCGTTCATGCCAGAGGGCAACATTTTCCAGCGCCGCCACTGCATGGCCCCGGACCAGGCGGGCCATCCCCGTTAACCGTTCTGAACGGATGGGATTGCGCTTGTGGGGCATGGCGGAAGAGCCCTTCTGGCCTTTAGAAAAATACTCCTCTACTTCCAACACATCGGTGCGTTGCAGGTTGCGAATTTCCACTGCAAATCGTTCTAGGGAAGCGGCGAGCAAAGCCAATTGTTGTACGTATTCCGCATGGCGATCCCGGGAAATAACCTGGGTGGAAGCCGTGTCTGGTTCCAATCCTAATTTCTGACAAGCGATCGCCTCCACTTTGGGGTCAATGTTGGCATAGGTACCCACGGCACCGGAAATTTTCCCCACCGCAATGGATTGGGCCACCCGCACCAAACGATCCCGATTTCTTAAGACCTCCGCTAGCCAACCGGCCAATTTAAATCCAAAGGTGATGGGCTCAGCGTGGATGCCATGGGAACGGCCCACCATGACGGTGTAGCGGTGTTGTTGGGCTTGGTAACGAATAGCCTGAATTAGTTTTTCCAACTGCTCTAAAATCAGGTCTAAGCTAGCCACCAACTGCAATGCCAGGGCTGTGTCCAACACATCAGAACTAGTTAACCCTAAGTGAATGTAACGGCCCGCATCCCCTACATACTCATTGACATTGGTTAAAAAGGCGATGACATCGTGACGTACTTCCGCCTCAATTTCTAACACCCGTTGGGGATCAAATTTGGCTTTGGCCTTGATTTCGTCCACCGCTGACTGGGGAATGTAACCCAACTCTGCCTGGGCTTCACAGACGGCAATTTCCACGTCTAGCCAGGTTTGTAGCTTGTAGGTGTCCGTCCAAATTTTGCCCATTTCAGGCAGGGTGTAACGTTCGATCACGGGGCCAGTTCTCCAAATAACCGCTTAATTTTACTATTTGGCGGCAACCATCGTCAGATATTGGCATTCCAACTGCTAGGGCAAGAATGATCACCGATCCAGACTGAGCAATTATGTCTTCCCCGTTAGAGGCGAAGCAAAAGTTCAGCAGTCAACAAAAATAAGTGGCGATCGCCTAGGTTAACCTAACCTTTTTTGCCGGGTTTAACTGGTTCTAAAGGGCCGTTCACTAGGCCGTTGAAACCATAGATTTCCCGACTACCAGCGTAGGCCACCAAATTTACGTTTTTTTCGTCCCCCGGTTCAAAGCGTACCGCCGTTCCTGCGGGAATATCCAGCCGCATGCCCCTGGCTAAATCCCGGTCAAATTGCAAGGCAGCATTGACTTCGTAAAAATGGTAATGGGAACCTACTTGAATAGGGCGATCGCCAGTGTTGGCCACATTGACGCTGCAGGTGGGACGGCCAGCATTTAGTTCTAGGTAACCTTCGGGGGTAATGATTTCGCCGGGAATCATAGTGGCAATATGGTTAGTTGAGCTATGGGTATTAATCGATTAGCTTAGGGCTGCCAAGCGAAAAATAAGATACTCCCCAACAGTAACCCTAAAAACAGATCCGTGCCCATAGCATAGTTTTTTAAGCTTCAGTGGCATTTTTTCGCACCGCCTTAAACATGCCAAAGCGACAAAGCCCTACCCCAAAGGCAAGGCGCATTAACAAAATAGTGGGCACTTCTCGCACCGATTTGACAAACCCAGGCAAGCCATATTGCAACCAGCCCTGGGGCCGGATAATGCCCTGCCAGATGGTGTCTAACCAAGCAGGGAGGGTGGGGACAGTCCAATCAGCAGTGGTCACCTGGCCGTCCACTAACCCAGTGGCTTCGAGGTTTTCCGCAAAACCTTCAATGCTGGCAAAGGCGGGGTGAGACCATTGATCCAACAATTGTCGCATCACTGGTTTTTCCCAAAGGTTTAACGGCACCTGGCGATCGTCCCGTTGATTCCAATCCGCCACTACCAAAATTCCCCCTGGTTTGAGCACCCGCATTAACTCCTTGGCAAAGACGGCTTTATCGGGCATATGGGGCCCCGCTTCCACTGACCACACCACGTCAAAGCTAGCGTCTGGGAATGATAAAGCCATGGCATCATCCACTGCAAACTTGGCCGTTACATCGGGGGGAGTTAATTCCGTAGCCCGTTTGACTTGCTGGGGGCTAATGGTGATGCCTGTAACGTTAAAACCATAATCTTTAGCGAGAATGCGACTGCTACCACCAATGCCGCAACCTACATCCAACACGGTGGTGCCTGGGGGAAGTGTATTCAAGCCTCCCCACTGGGCCATGGCATGGACAAAATCGATTTTTGATTGGATAAAATCCTTGGCCACCGGGGGATCGTCATAATGGCCGAGGTGGATATGGTCGCCCCAGTAATATTCCAAAATGCCGTCCTCCGTCCATTGGTCATAGGCGTTGGCCACGGAATCCGATGATTGATAGCCCCGGGCGGTGAATAAATATAATCCAGCGGCGATCGCCAGGGAGAGGGAAATTAGGCCAGCGGGCAGAAGCAAAGACTCGGGCATGGAATAGTTAAAAGAGCAGGGAAAGTTAAGTATTAATCTTGTTTAGGTTAACAAAGTTGGGCAGGGCCATGAATCGCTTCCAATCCATCCTTGGCCAAGACCAAGCCATTGCCTTACTACACCAGGCGATCGCCCAGAAGCGCATTGCCCCAGCCTATTTGTTGGTGGGTCCCGATGGGGTAGGCAAAAGTTTAGCCGCCAAGGCCTTTGGGGAAACCTTATTAATGGGATGGGGATCTGAACCCGATCGCCAGGAACGTTTTTTTGCCGGCAATCATCCTGACTTACTGAAAATAGAGCCAACTTTTCAACATCAGGGCAAACTATTAACCGCTTACGAAGCCGAGCAAGCCGGGCTCAAACGAAGGGCGGCTCCCCTAATTCGAGTAGAACAAATTCGAGAAATTAATCGTTTCCTCAGTCGTCCCCCCTTGGAAGCGGACAGAGCCGTTATCCTGATTGAAGAAGCCCAAGCCATGAATGAAGGGGCGGCCAATGCTTTACTAAAAACCTTGGAGGAGCCAGGACGGGCCACTTTGATCCTGCTGGCCCCCAGCGTCGATGCCCTCTTACCCACCATTGTTTCCCGTTGCCAGCGCATTCCCTTTTATCGTTTGGAGGAAGATGACATGGCCAAAATTTTGCAAAGGCTAGGCCGTCAGGAAATCCTTAATCACCCTGAACTTTTGGCGATCGCCCAGGGTAGTCCCGGCATTTTGTTTGAAGCCTGGGAACAGATGCAAAGTATCTCCGCTGAACTGCGGCAAAAGTTAATTCACCCCCCCGTCGATCCCCTGGCGGCGTTTGATTTGGCCAAACTGGTGGACAGTAACCTCGACAATGGTGCCCAACTCTGGTTGGTGGATTATCTGCAATACCATTACTGGCAAAGCTACGGCCAACGGCAATGGCTAGAAATTTTGGAGAAAGCCCGTAAATATCTAACGGCCTACGTCCAGCCCCGTTTGGTGTGGGAATCCACTTTCCTTACCCTCTATCGTCTAGAAAACCATGGCGATCGCCAATAATCAAGATTGTTCCCTTTGAACGGTTCCAATGCCAAACCTCCCTGACAATGGGAGCAAAACCGGCCAAAAATACGTTTAACCAGGGAAAGAAGGTATCCTATGCTACATAACTGTTTCTTAACCTGCTCGTAGTATGGGGTCTTATTTGTTTCCGGTGAACCTATTCTCGGAAATGGCTTCCCTTGTTGACCTAAATAAACTGCGGATAAAAACTTTTTAAGAGCACTGTTTCCGCCCAATAACTCCTCTCCACCAGCCAACAAGCATATTTAGAATCCTTACGAGGTAATAATTTTTCGCGTATGACTAACCCTTTTGGAAGACGTAAATTTTTGCTGTATGGATCAGCAACCCTAGGCGCCAGTCTATTGCTCAAAGCCTGTGGTGGTGGGACAGAACCGACCACTGAACCCACCGACACCCCCACAGAAGGAATGGCCCCCACCGGGGAACCGGTCAAAGTTGGTTTGCTCCACTCCCTCAGTGGCACCATGGCCATCAGTGAAACCACCGTAGTGGAAGCGGCGGAACTGGCGATCGAGGAAATTAATGCGGCCGGTGGAGTATTGGGTCGGCCAATTCAGGCCATCAAAGAAGATGGTGCTTCCGATTGGCCCACCTTTGCGGAAAAAGCAGCGAAGTTGATTGACCAAGACAAAGTAGTTAACGTCTTCGGTTGTTGGACTTCCGCTAGCCGTAAAGCAGTACTGCCCGTATTTGAAGCTAAAAACCACATGCTTTGGTACCCGGTACAGTACGAAGGGCAAGAATGTTCTAAAAATATTTTCTACACCGGTGCCGCTCCTAACCAGCAAATTGAACCAGCGGTGGATTGGTTGTTGGAAAACAAGGGGAATAAGTTCTTCCTAGTGGGTTCTGATTATGTGTTCCCCCGCACTGCCAACACCATTATCAAAGAGCAATTAAAAGCCAAAGGTGGCGAAACCGTTGGGGAAGATTACCTGCCCCTGGGCAACACTGAAGTTACCCCCATCATCACCAAAATCCGGGAAGCTCTGCCCGATGGTGGCGTAATTTTCAACACCCTGAATGGGGACAGTAACGTTGCCTTCTTCAAACAGATCCAATCTGCTGGTTTGACCCCCGACAAATATCCGGTTATGTCCGTGAGTGTGGCGGAAGAGGAAGTACGACAAATTGGTAAGGAGTACCTCCTTGGTCAATTTGCTTCTTGGAACTATTTCCAAAGCGTGGATACCCCCGCCAACCAGAAGTTTGTGGCCGCCTTTAAAGCCAAGTATGGTGAAGACCGGGTGACCAATGACCCCATGGAAGCGGCCTATATTTCCGTTTACCTCTGGAAAGCCGCGGTGGAAGCGGCTGGAGATGTGGGTGAAACTCCCGAAGGGCTAGAAAAAGTCCGGGCGGCGGCGATCGGTCAAACCTTTGACGCCCCAGAGGGCATGGTGACCATGCAACCCAACCACCACATTTCCAAAACTGTCCGCATCGGGGAAGTTAACGACGAAGGTCAGTTCACCATTGTTTGGTCTAGTGAAGGCCCCGTTGATCCCATCCCCTGGAACCAATTTGTACCGGAAACCAAAGGTTTCACCTGCGATTGGACCCGAACCGACGTGGAAAATCCCGGTAAGTTCAAAGCCAGCTAGGTTGGCATCGTTTTTAACCGAGTAAATAGCCATAACACTGATCACTGTTTGATGGTTTGAGTTATTAGGGCCATTGGTCACATTGATTTCCCCTTGGCGGGATCTGAATGGGCCAGTGGTTTTTTCTTGCTTCTTGCTCGATTTGGGGTGATTAGGTCAAGATAGGGCCCTAAGTTTATTCTCCTTGGCACCCATGGCTAAAGCCCGGACAAAGTTTGTTTGCTCTGCCTGTGGAGCGGACCATGCCCAATGGTTTGGCCGTTGTCCTAAATGTCATGAGTACGGCACTCTACAGGAAGAGTTGGTCAATGCTACTTCTAGCGGTACTAACCGCCGTAGTTTAGGGGCAAAAAAATCCGGTTCTTCCAGGGTAAAAACTGGGCAACCCCAGAGGGCTTTAACGTTTTCTCAAATTCACCAGGAAAATCAAGGACGTTTTCCCTCTGGCTATGGGGAGTTAGACCGGGTTTTGGGGGGGGGCATTGTCCCTGGGGCGTTAATTTTAATTGGGGGAGACCCAGGCATTGGTAAATCAACTTTGTTACTCCAAGTGGCTTTCCAGTTGGCCACCCGCTTGCCAAGGATTTTATACGTTTCAGCGGAGGAGTCGGGACAGCAAATTAAGCTCCGGGCCACCCGTTTAGGTATTACCCAAACCGTCAATGCTAGCGACAGCAACATTACCGAGGAAAAACTTCCCCATGACGGTAATTTATTTGTTTTGCCAGAAACTAATTTGGAGGATATTTTGCGGGAATTGGAAGCCCTGCAACCCCAGGTGGCCATCATTGACAGTATTCAAAATTTATATTTTCCTGCCCTTGGTTCAGCTCCGGGTTCCGTTTCCCAGGTGCGAGAATGTACAGGTTTATTGATGCAATTGGCCAAACGGGATCACATTAGTTTATTTATTGTGGGCCATGTCACAAAGGAAGGGGCGATCGCCGGGCCGAAAGTATTGGAGCATTTGGTAGATACGGTGTTGTATTTCCAGGGCGATCGATTTGCGTCCCACCGTTTACTCAGATCAGTTAAAAATCGTTTTGGAGCTACCCAAGAAATTGGCATTTTTGAAATGGTGCAGTCGGGGCTGCAGGAAGTGCTCAATCCTTCCCAATTATTTTTGGGCAGTCGGGAAGAATTTATGTCCGGCACTGCCATTACGGTGGCCTGTGAAGGAACTAGACCCCTGGTGGTGGAATTACAAGCTCTGGTTAGTCCCACCAGTTATGCTTCCCCCCGACGATCAACTACAGGGGTAGATTACAATCGCCTTTTGCAAGTTCTTGCTGTACTGGAAAAACGTCTGGGGGTACCCCTTTCTAAACTAGATGCTTACCTGTCTGTGGCGGGGGGGTTGGAAGTGGAAGAGCCGGCGGTGGATTTGGCCATGGCGATCGCCTTAGTAGCCAGTTTTCGGGATCGGGTGGTGGATCCGACCATGATTATTTTGGGAGAAATCGGTTTGGGGGGTCAAATTCGCCCCGTTTCCCAGCTAGAAATTCGTCTTAAGGAAGCCGCCAAACTAGGTTTTAAAAAAGCCATTGTGCCCAAAGGTCAAACCGGGATTGAATCCGCTGGTATCAAGCTCATTTCCGTGGGCAAAGTCTTTGCGGCGATCGCCGTTGCTCTACCAGCCAACGAAAATGCAACGGATCAAGGCAATGGGGCAGAAGCCAAAATGGGCAATGGCTCAGGGACAAAATAGAGTCTCTTTCGTTTCTCGTCCTGTGACTGGATTGGTTCCCGTTGCTAGTCCACAGAGGTAATCCTCCGTGTCGGGTCTTAAAATAATGTCCGTTAGGTCTGCCCCTTCAATGTCCACTTCTCCAAACTTAGTATTGGTGCCAAAAGACCCCTCCAAACGGGCATTGCGGAGATTGGCATGGGTCAGACGGGCGGACTCAAAATCTACGCCCCGGGCATCGGCCCCTTCTAAAATGGCACCGTCCATATTGGCAGAAAAAAACCGTGCTCCTTGCAGATTAGCTCCGGTGAAGTCTGCCCCTCGTAAATTGGCATGGTCAAAGATAGAACCACGTAGATCTTGATGGGAGAAATCTGCCCCCACCAAGTTACCCCGGTTATAGTCTAGGGCAAAACTAGGGCTAGCTAGGACGACCATAGTTAGGATAAAAGTGGTAACTAATAAGCCAGCCTGAACCGCGGATCGCCACCGGCCAAAGGGCTTTGGTTTTTCCCTGTAAACCCTGGCGATCGCCTTCCATGGGAATAGATTATGGGCGAAAAATTTTTGACAAATCATTAAAAAATTCATTAATATCTGGCTCCCATAGCGCTTACCTTTTTCCACTATACATCAGCGCCCAAGAGCCTGTTTGTAAAGTCTGATTTCGCCCCCTAAATCTCTTCACTAAAGCTCCGGCAATACCGGAGGACTTTGCCTCTGTTTCCCCCCAAATTTGGAAGGTCAGGGGGGCTCTTCAAACACGTTCTAAGGGCAAGTTGCCCAAGTTTTAGTTTTTAGTTTGCTTCTTGAACCGAGCCACCAAAGCTCTGATCATACGAGGAAAATTTACTTACTTTCTCCTAATCTGGGAGAATCAGAAAGTTTTTTAAAAACTAGACTAAATATCGTTATCCCTACCATTGAGCTAATTAATCATCCTGCAGGGCTAAGAGTTTTTCATTCAATACCTGTAAATATTCATCACTGATGTCATCGGCTAATATTCCCTTTGCTAAGGCATCATTAATGGCACTTTTTTCGGCTATGTAGAGACGACGGTATAGACCGTCAATATATTCTTTTTCTACTTCTCCCTCGGAAAAAATTAAATTTCTTTGGTTATAAAAACTTCTTAATTCTTGCTCAGAATTGGCAATGCGAGCTTGATAATCGGCGAATAATTCTTCATACAAAAACTTAGGTAAACTGCCCGTTTCCAAGAGATATTTTAATTCCCCTTGGGCCGCCTTCGCCGTAACTAAATTAAGTTGGAGCACGGCAATTTTTTCAGCCAAGGGAGAAGGTTTGCTCAATTGTAGTTTTTTCACCACCCAGGGCAGACTTAAGCCTTGCCCAATTAGGGAAACCATCACA is a window of Synechocystis sp. PCC 7338 DNA encoding:
- a CDS encoding DUF4236 domain-containing protein; its protein translation is MGLRFRKSIKIAPGIRVNLSKSGASLSIGGKGSTVNISSRGVRTTYSIPGTGISYVTQTSSGRKTSNISSNNRSAYQELIKQQKEQEKQRLSQQAQDSYELFKEQIELMANILKNREKDPFDWESISASRGEYVQHTYVPPDFIEPQKKFSKDTISQEIRNKNSRSYITYFLISLGLILLFKNYLISVVVLILGLASYFFERNRLNNLSDQHLQSRLLEEEESFNRSRQKIYESYIGKIDLEQKAHENDEQTKKKVWDQEEKYRQRLRSAVAINNPEPLTELLEIELSNEDLPVPLVFDIEFISIDSVSIFMEIPELDVVPEENMFLTKTGKLSTRKMAQKDRLKLYSDVCTGLTLRLVYETLRVIYCVNTVEVYGSTEQVNPANGHNETIISLYIKITRESFDKLDLDSLDPTSAFMSLNGVFACNKKGVLLPLRNI
- a CDS encoding isoaspartyl peptidase/L-asparaginase; this encodes MTPKLIIHGGASSLDDKGGLTTVRQSLRQIVAAVYETLTAGGSALEAVVQGCELLENEPRFNAGTGSVLQSDGQVRMSASLMDGDRQNFSGVINVSRIKNPIQMAQFLQAQTDRILSDYGAADLAREMQLPIYDPATDFRIQEWMEERGEDVRKKMARLIADPTASIEARKGTIGVVALDSNGKIAAGTSTGGKGLERIGRVSDSAMPAGNYATRFAGVSCTGVGEDIINECLAAKVVIRVKDGQNLDQAMEKSIAEALENNTDLGAIALDHRGHIAWGKTCPVLLAAYHTGTAISDTLELTDRDHYGKA
- the ureB gene encoding urease subunit beta codes for the protein MATMIPGEIITPEGYLELNAGRPTCSVNVANTGDRPIQVGSHYHFYEVNAALQFDRDLARGMRLDIPAGTAVRFEPGDEKNVNLVAYAGSREIYGFNGLVNGPLEPVKPGKKG
- the purB gene encoding adenylosuccinate lyase, coding for MIERYTLPEMGKIWTDTYKLQTWLDVEIAVCEAQAELGYIPQSAVDEIKAKAKFDPQRVLEIEAEVRHDVIAFLTNVNEYVGDAGRYIHLGLTSSDVLDTALALQLVASLDLILEQLEKLIQAIRYQAQQHRYTVMVGRSHGIHAEPITFGFKLAGWLAEVLRNRDRLVRVAQSIAVGKISGAVGTYANIDPKVEAIACQKLGLEPDTASTQVISRDRHAEYVQQLALLAASLERFAVEIRNLQRTDVLEVEEYFSKGQKGSSAMPHKRNPIRSERLTGMARLVRGHAVAALENVALWHERDISHSSVERVAFPDCCILTHFMLKETTDLVKNLLVYPENMKRNMNVYGGVIFSQKVLLALVEKGMNREEAYRVVQGSAHQAWNTEGGDFEKLVRADAQVQALLSAEEIDQCFDPQQHLTNLAEIYSRLDI
- the radA gene encoding DNA repair protein RadA, which translates into the protein MAKARTKFVCSACGADHAQWFGRCPKCHEYGTLQEELVNATSSGTNRRSLGAKKSGSSRVKTGQPQRALTFSQIHQENQGRFPSGYGELDRVLGGGIVPGALILIGGDPGIGKSTLLLQVAFQLATRLPRILYVSAEESGQQIKLRATRLGITQTVNASDSNITEEKLPHDGNLFVLPETNLEDILRELEALQPQVAIIDSIQNLYFPALGSAPGSVSQVRECTGLLMQLAKRDHISLFIVGHVTKEGAIAGPKVLEHLVDTVLYFQGDRFASHRLLRSVKNRFGATQEIGIFEMVQSGLQEVLNPSQLFLGSREEFMSGTAITVACEGTRPLVVELQALVSPTSYASPRRSTTGVDYNRLLQVLAVLEKRLGVPLSKLDAYLSVAGGLEVEEPAVDLAMAIALVASFRDRVVDPTMIILGEIGLGGQIRPVSQLEIRLKEAAKLGFKKAIVPKGQTGIESAGIKLISVGKVFAAIAVALPANENATDQGNGAEAKMGNGSGTK
- the urtA gene encoding urea ABC transporter substrate-binding protein, with amino-acid sequence MTNPFGRRKFLLYGSATLGASLLLKACGGGTEPTTEPTDTPTEGMAPTGEPVKVGLLHSLSGTMAISETTVVEAAELAIEEINAAGGVLGRPIQAIKEDGASDWPTFAEKAAKLIDQDKVVNVFGCWTSASRKAVLPVFEAKNHMLWYPVQYEGQECSKNIFYTGAAPNQQIEPAVDWLLENKGNKFFLVGSDYVFPRTANTIIKEQLKAKGGETVGEDYLPLGNTEVTPIITKIREALPDGGVIFNTLNGDSNVAFFKQIQSAGLTPDKYPVMSVSVAEEEVRQIGKEYLLGQFASWNYFQSVDTPANQKFVAAFKAKYGEDRVTNDPMEAAYISVYLWKAAVEAAGDVGETPEGLEKVRAAAIGQTFDAPEGMVTMQPNHHISKTVRIGEVNDEGQFTIVWSSEGPVDPIPWNQFVPETKGFTCDWTRTDVENPGKFKAS
- a CDS encoding DNA polymerase III subunit delta' encodes the protein MNRFQSILGQDQAIALLHQAIAQKRIAPAYLLVGPDGVGKSLAAKAFGETLLMGWGSEPDRQERFFAGNHPDLLKIEPTFQHQGKLLTAYEAEQAGLKRRAAPLIRVEQIREINRFLSRPPLEADRAVILIEEAQAMNEGAANALLKTLEEPGRATLILLAPSVDALLPTIVSRCQRIPFYRLEEDDMAKILQRLGRQEILNHPELLAIAQGSPGILFEAWEQMQSISAELRQKLIHPPVDPLAAFDLAKLVDSNLDNGAQLWLVDYLQYHYWQSYGQRQWLEILEKARKYLTAYVQPRLVWESTFLTLYRLENHGDRQ
- a CDS encoding pentapeptide repeat-containing protein → MNFLMICQKFFAHNLFPWKAIARVYREKPKPFGRWRSAVQAGLLVTTFILTMVVLASPSFALDYNRGNLVGADFSHQDLRGSIFDHANLRGADFTGANLQGARFFSANMDGAILEGADARGVDFESARLTHANLRNARLEGSFGTNTKFGEVDIEGADLTDIILRPDTEDYLCGLATGTNPVTGRETKETLFCP
- a CDS encoding 2-methyl-6-phytyl-1,4-hydroquinone methyltransferase, producing the protein MPESLLLPAGLISLSLAIAAGLYLFTARGYQSSDSVANAYDQWTEDGILEYYWGDHIHLGHYDDPPVAKDFIQSKIDFVHAMAQWGGLNTLPPGTTVLDVGCGIGGSSRILAKDYGFNVTGITISPQQVKRATELTPPDVTAKFAVDDAMALSFPDASFDVVWSVEAGPHMPDKAVFAKELMRVLKPGGILVVADWNQRDDRQVPLNLWEKPVMRQLLDQWSHPAFASIEGFAENLEATGLVDGQVTTADWTVPTLPAWLDTIWQGIIRPQGWLQYGLPGFVKSVREVPTILLMRLAFGVGLCRFGMFKAVRKNATEA